The proteins below come from a single Serinus canaria isolate serCan28SL12 chromosome 6, serCan2020, whole genome shotgun sequence genomic window:
- the NEUROG3 gene encoding neurogenin-3: protein MAPQSDRSPDEGQPYFGGAEDPSSAAGGASAGSRGASPVRTALAPRDAAARRKGKARRGRGKARNEGLLSKQKRSRRMKANDRERNRMHHLNSALDALRSVLPTFPDDAKLTKIETLRFAHNYIWALTQSLRLAEQNLPEPPAPPPPPAAASPGPWDSPCPAAPPPAALRRGPAAFPAFL from the coding sequence ATGGCCCCGCAGAGCGACCGCTCGCCGGACGAAGGACAGCCGTATTTCGGAGGCGCAGAGGACCCGTCCTCGGCGGCCGGCGGGGCCTCCGCGGGCAGCCGGGGCGCCTCGCCCGTCCGCACCGCCCTGGCCCCGCGGGACGCCGCGgccaggaggaaggggaaggcgcggcggggccgcggcaAGGCGCGGAACGAGGGCTTGCTCAGCAAGCAGAAGAGGAGCCGGCGTATGAAGGCAAACGACCGGGAGAGAAACCGCATGCACCACCTCAACTCGGCCCTGGACGCTCTCCGCAGCGTCCTGCCCACCTTCCCCGACGACGCCAAGCTCACCAAGATCGAGACGCTCCGCTTCGCCCACAACTACATTTGGGCGCTCACGCAGAGCCTCCGCCTGGCCGAGCAGAACCTGCCCGAgccccccgcgccgccgccgccccccgccgccgcctcccccggGCCTTGGGACTCGCCGTGCCctgcggccccgccgcccgctgCCCtgcgccgcggccccgccgccttCCCCGCCTTCCTCTGA